CAAAAACAACAGCAGTTACAGCAACAAGCACTGTTATATAAAGGGATTAGTGCAAAAACTATCCGTGAAATCTATCAAAAACTGTATCACCGCAGTATTGCAGGAAAAAACTTACAGACACATTTACATAGCCAATGTGATCTGAAAGATGCAGAAGTGTTGGATACACAAAAAATCCGACTGCATTTCCAACACCGCGCGACGGCACAGACCTTCCATCTTGATTGTGATTTCCTCGTTGCGGCAACGGGTTACTTTAGCCCTGATTTTGGATTTATGCAGTTGCTGAAACCTTATATCGAATTTGACCATAAACAGCGTTGGCAAATTACCGCAGATTATCGAATCGTACACCGTCTGAATGGTCATATCTTTGTCCAGAATCAAGAAATGCATAGTCATGGTGTCGGCACGCCAGATCTGGGTCTTGGTGCTTTTCGTGCAGCCACGATTATTAACCAATTGGCTGAAAGCCAAGTTTATGATCTTGGTCAGCAGGCACAGACCTTCCAGCATTTTGCAATTAGTCAAAATCCTAAAATCCAAATGGCTGATGACAACGTAGCTTCAGAAGTAGGTTTTCCTGACAAAAAGGTCGATCAAAACCATCCCATTTTAAAGAAAACAGAACAGAGCACGATTACGGCACATTCAACTAGTCGCTGTACAAATACACGGGCACAGAGTGCTTCTGTACATTCAACTTATGAGAAATTGATATGAACTTTGCAACTTTAAAAATTAATCAGCAGCAATGGCGTGCTGCTGGGCAGCGTCTCATTGAAATGGCGATTGCAGAGTTTCTATATGAAGAAATTATTGAAGTGAAAGCCTTATCAGCAGGACGTTATCAGTTAGATCTAGGTAATCGTCAGTATGAGTTTCAAGGCCATCAATATTTGTTAGGGCATTGGAATATTCAGGAAGGCTCGGTACGTGATGTAACGACTGGTCAGCAGAGTGATCAGCTCGCTTGGAATTTACATGAGTTTATTGTCGCAATGGCCGACAGTTCCAATGTAAAGCCTTTCACCAAAGCCTATTTGATTAAGGAAATGAATAATACTTGGTTGGCAGAAGCACATCTATTTAATGAAGCACGCCTACCAAGCACCGCGGTGCTAACTGAAGCGCATTATAAAGTTGAAGGCATGTTACGAGGCCATCCATGGCTGATTATGAGTAAGGGACGCATGGGCTTTGGTTATGATGATTATCTGACCTCGGCACCTGAACTTTCACCGGAAGTGAAAGTACTCTGGTTGGCGGTGCATCGCGATTTAGCAGAGTATCGCAGCACTGAACAATGGGATGCCTGTGGTTTATATCAGCATGAGTTTGATGCCGATGAACTGCAGCAATTCATCAATATCTTAAAAGAAAAAAATCTGGACCCTCAAAATTATTTTTTGATTCCAGTACATGCATGGCAATGGCATCAATGGTTGGTTCCAACCTACGCCAATGAGATCGTTGATCAGAAAATCATTGAGCTGAATATTAGTCAAGACAGCTATGTGCCAATGCAGTCGATTCGTACATTATGCAACACATCAAACTTACAACGTCATTACATTAAGCTGCCAGTGAGTATTTTCAATACCGCTGTTTATCGTGGACTCCCATCAAAACGGAATCTTGCAGCCCCAGCTGTGACGGGATGGTTAAAACAGATCCATCAACAAGATCAAGACCTACAAAAAACTGGCGTGATTTTCTTGGGTGAAATTGCAACTTTAACGATTCATCAACCCTGTTTTGACCGAATTGACGGCGTACCTTATCAATTTAAAGAATTGTTTGGTTGCTTATGGCGTGAAAGTGTCGATCGTTATGTTGATCCATCTCAGCAAGTCCTCTCTCAAGCAGCTTTATTACACCGAGATATTTCAGGTCAATCAATCCTGAGCGTACTGATTCAAGCATCAGGTCTAAGTCCTTTGACATGGTTGGCGCAATTTGCCCAAGTGTGCTTAAGTCCGTTATTACTGTGTCTATATCGCTATGGCTTAGCTTTTTCACCGCATGGTGAAAATACCATGTTGGTACATGAAAATGGCGTGCCGAAAGCATTGGTCTTAAAAGACTTTATTGATGACATTAATTTAGTGGATGAAGATTTTCCTGAACTGGCTCAATTGCCAACCGAAGGCGATCTGTTATTACGCCATGAGGCAACCGATTTAAGCCATTTCATTTTCACCGGTCTGTTCATGGTGCATTACCGCTATATCTGTAATGTGTTTTTGCAAGATTACCCTGAATACACCGAATTTGATTTCTGGCAGACCATTTCCAACACCATTGTTGCGTTTAACCAACAACATCCAGAGCTGGCTGAACGTGCTGAAAAATTTGCCATGTTGCGCCCAACCTACACCAAAATTTGTTTGAACCGTGTGCGCCTGTTTACCACCAGTTATAACGATGAAGCAGAGCGTCCAGTGCCTGTATTCCTTGATCCAATCCCGAACCCAGTCAGCCCTGAAACATTGGCAGACTGGTCAACTCAGCAAGCTGAGTCGAAAGCGGGTTAAGTCTTCTTCTAAATTTTATAAAGGTTCGATATGAAAACTATTTCTCAGCAATTACCCGATTATTTTGAATACCACGAAGATGGAACACAGTACTACTTACGCCAAGTGCAATATCCACAGGATATTCCTTTGCTGCATCAGTGGATGCATGAGCCGCATGTTATTCCACAATGGCAATTAAATAAATCAGAGTTAGATCTACAGGTTTACTTCGACAAAATGCTGGCAGATGACCATCAACGTTTATTGATTGTGGGGGTAGATGGCAAAGATGTGGGCTATACCGAGATTTATGAAGGTAAGCGTGATCGTTTAGGTCGTTATTACGACGGTGATGGCAATGATCTCGGCTGGCATTTGCTATTTGGTGATAAATCCGTATTTGGTAAAGGTTTCTTACGCCCAACCATTCGTTTACTGAGTTTTTATATTTTTGAACATTCGCAAGCGAAAAAAATCGTGGGTGAACCAGATCATACGGTTAAGCCTTATGCCGCGGTTGTTGCAGAGCTTTGCTATGAAAGCCAGCGTTTAATTCCGATGCCAGAAAAAACGGCGATGTTGTATTACTGCTTTAGAGAAACTTTTTATAACAAGTTTGGTGAATTTTACCAAACTTCACAACAACAGCTCGCTGATCAGCCAGCCAAAACCTTGAGTGTTACATGAGCTTATCCATCAATGAGGTACACATCTTGGACATGCGCTTTGCAGCGCATGTCTCAGTGACAGAATTTGAACAATGGTTAACGCATATTCAGCAATATTTCGAGCAAAAAAGAAGTTTTGTGCTGATTATGCAAACCGAACCAAACACTGAATTTCCCGAAGAATATCGCGAAATTCAGGGCAAGTGGTACAAGCAATATAAACAAGATTTTTACCAATATTGCTTAGGACTTGCCCGAATTGCTCAAGATGAAGCAGATCGCATTCGACTGGACACACCAGCTTTACAAAAAGCTTGGCATGTTCCTTATTTTGTTAGTTTAGAAAAAACCGCTGCCATGCAATGGGCCATGCAGAGGTATGTATGAACCAACCATTAAAACATGATCAGGATTTTCCAATAAAAACAGTTTCAGCACTGAGTCTATCAGTTGTTATTGTGCTCTATCTTGCACATGCGTTACCACTATATTTTTACAATGTCGCCTTACCTGCGATTTTACGCCATCAGGGCGTCGATTTACGCTGGATTGGGATGTTGTCGCTACTGTATATCCCATGGGCATTTAAGTTTTTTTGGGCACCTTTAATTGATCGCTTTTATTTTAAAGCGCTGGGTAAACGTAAAACTTGGCTTTTATTCACCCAGATCGCCTTGGTCTTGGGTGTCGTTGCCTTGGCTTTGACGCAATTTGACTATGGTCTAAGCATCTTTGTCATTGTCGGGTTATGGATTTCAACCTTTGCTGCAACCCAGGATATTGCGATTGATGGCTATACCGTTGAAACCTTTGCCGAGTCCGAATACCGATTAGGCAGTATGGCGCAAAGTATTGGTGTGGCGCTCGGCAGTATGATTGGTGGGGCTGCAACTTTATGGTTGTATCAATTATATGGTTGGCAAACCGCACTGATGTGTTTGGCTGCGATGACGGCATTGACCATGATTGCAATTTTTCTAATTAAAGAAAATTCAAATATAGAAAAAATTGCCAAGCAGCCACCGAGTCTGATCCGGGCATTTAAACGTCCAGAAATATTATGGGCTTTGGCGTTGATTGTGTGTTATCGCATTGTCGAAGCGCCTGCAATGGCCATGCTGAACCCGATGTTGATCGATCAAAAATGGTCTTTGGCAGAGATTGGTGTATTGATGTCTGTGATTGGTGCGGGCATTGGTTTATTGGCCGCAGTGACAGCCGCTTTCCTATTAAAAAAAATAGCAGCAACACAATTACTGATTTGGGCCGGTTGGGCACGCAGTCTGGTCTATGCCTTACTTGGCCTAGCCGTTTTACTCAGCTGGTTTAACCAGTGGCATATGTTATTGGGACTATTCGTTGTCGTTATTCTGGCAATCCGCTATATCGCCATGACGGCTTTATACGCCCATTTCATGCATACCAGCTCCAAAGAACAAGCAGGAACCGATTTTACCATTTTGGTCTGTTTTGAGCTGCTGGTTTATTTCATTGGCGGTGCAATGTCAGGCTTCTTGGCCAAAGCTTTTGGCTATGGAAATTTTTATCTCATTTTAGCGGCAGCATCTGTCTTGAGCGTCTTGCTCAGCCAAGTGTTAATCCACAAAGCAAAACAAACGGAACAACTCACCTAGGGGAAATCTATGAAAGTACGTTCACTTTCGACATCATTAACACTGCTCAGCTTAGCCATCAGCACACAATTGTATGCAGAGACGGTTGAAGCAGATGCCACTGTTCAAACCACTGCTGCAGTAGCAAGCCAAAAACCAGCACAACTTGCACCCATCGTAGTGACAGCTTCGCGTTCAGCACAAAGTATTGCTGAAATTGCAGGAACAGTTCAGGCCATTGAGCAAAAACAGATTGAACAACAATCAGCTGCGGGACGTAAATTGGCTGACATTTTGGCTCAATTGGTGCCTTCTCTAAGTCCAAGCAGTGGTACAACTACTAACTATGGGCAAACCATGCGTGGTCGTCAGGTTCTCATTTTGATTGATGGGGTCGCGCAAACTGGATCTCGTGATGCCTCACGTCAATTAAATAGTATTAGCCCTGATTCAATTGAGCGTGTCGAGGTTGTTTCTGGTGCGAGCAGTATTTATGGTTCTGGTGCAACGGGTGGGATCATCAATATCATTACTAAAAAGGGTTCTGGTGAAGGCTTAAACTTTGAATCAAAACTTGGTGTGACTTCTGGTGATAATTTTAAAAGTGATGCTTTGGCCTATGAAGCATACCAATCCGTTGCTTTCAAACAAGGTGACTGGAATGGTTTTCTGGGTGCAGGCTATACCAAACGTGGTGAGATTCAAGACAGTCACGGTGATCGAATTGGGCCAGAAGTTGCACAAACCGACCGACAAGATACGGAAACCGTTGATATCAATGGACGTTTAAGCTGGCAGTTTACAGATAAGCAGAAGTTAAGCGTTGGGGCACAATATTATGACGATAAACAAGACTCAGATTACGGTCCTGATTATGGCCCTAATTTTGCAGTTTTAAGAGGTAATCCGCCAAGCTTAAAAGCATTAAAAGGGTTTGAAATTGATGATCAGCCATTTACCAAGCGCTATGCTGTCAATGCCCAGTATCAAAATACCGACTTATTAGGTCAAGAGCTGAATGTTGAAGCTTATTACCGTAACGAAAAAGCCCGATTTTATCCAACCATACTTAGTAACTTTATCCCAGCAGGGTACTACTTAGCCTATCAATCAGAGTCTGATATTGATGTCGCTGGTGTACGAGCTGCGATGACATCAAAGCTTAATCTTGCAGATCGTGATTTAAAATTGACTTATGGTGTTGATTATGATCATGAAAAAGATAAGCAAGTAGCTGACTTATATAGTTTTACCGACAATGGATTGAAATATCAGAATACTGGCCGTAGTTATGATTTTGGCCCCGATGCGACCATTAAAAATTTAGGTGCATTTATTCAAGGGAACTATGATTTAACAGATGCGTTAAATGTACAGGCAGGTCTGCGTTATCAACGTATTGAAAGTGATACTGCGGCATTTAAGCCAACAGTTTCGGCCATTCAAGGGGATATCACTGGTCAACCCGTCGGTACAGTCGCAGCGGGCTCTGTAAAACATGATAAGACACTGTTTAATTTAGGGGCAGTGTATAAATTAAATGATCAGCAACAAGTATTTGCTAATTTCTCGCAAGGTTTTAGTTTGCCTGATATTCAACGTGTATTACGCGATGTCTCAGCAGGGTATGTCGTTCGCTCAGGTAATGTCGATCCAATTACGGTCAACAACTATGAACTTGGTTGGAGATTCCAAAACGACCTTGGCGCAAATTTAGGTTTAACCACTTTCTATAATACATCTGATAAAGTGGTTCAATTTAAAGCAGATCGCTCAGTCACGGTTGCAGATACAGATCAACGAATTTACGGCGTTGAAGCGAATGCAAGTATGCCTGTTTTAGATCAGTTTAGTGTTGGTGGAACACTGGCATATACTCGTGGGCAATTCAAGGATGCGGGTGGTGCTTGGCGTGAACTGAATGCCTTACAAGTTTCACCAGTCAAAGGTACATTGTTTGGTGAATGGAATGATGATAAAGGCAATGGTCTAAGAGTGCAGATGTTGGCGGTGAAGGGAACGGATAAAGCATATGAAGATTCTCTAAAGGCAAAATATGATACCAACGTTCGACCAAATGCTGCTACGAAGATCAAAGGTTATGCCGTTATGGATGTGATTGCCAATGCGAAAGCAGGTCCCGGAACGGTGGGCTTTGGTGTCTATAATGTTTGGAATACGGAATATAAAACTGTATTTAGCCAAGCAGCTGAGGCGGTTTATGGGCCAATCTCTAGCCTGCCTGCACAAGGTCGTACTTATGGTTTGAGCTACACCCTCAAATATTAATCTAATCAAAAAGGCATCTGTTTAGATGCCTTTTCTTTTGATGATTTGCATGATGAACAATAATTTAAAATTTTTAGTACTGGCTGCTTTGATCAATGGCACCTGTTTTTCCATGATTCTCCCATTACTCGCACCTTTGACACGCCAGCTCCATTTATCTGAATTTCAGGGTGGTGTGATTGTTTCAGCAGGGGCAATCTGTATGGCGATTGCCTCAATCTGGATTGCGAAAAAGAAAGGTCAGCTATCTCCCAACCAGCTCGTTAATTATGGTTTTTGGGGAATGACCTTTACTTGGGCTATTTTCAGCTTGATTCTGTATTTGGGAACACGAGCGTTTTTACCGACATTACTGATTTTTATTTTGCTGGTACTGAGTCGTGC
The DNA window shown above is from Acinetobacter colistiniresistens and carries:
- a CDS encoding IucA/IucC family protein, with the protein product MNFATLKINQQQWRAAGQRLIEMAIAEFLYEEIIEVKALSAGRYQLDLGNRQYEFQGHQYLLGHWNIQEGSVRDVTTGQQSDQLAWNLHEFIVAMADSSNVKPFTKAYLIKEMNNTWLAEAHLFNEARLPSTAVLTEAHYKVEGMLRGHPWLIMSKGRMGFGYDDYLTSAPELSPEVKVLWLAVHRDLAEYRSTEQWDACGLYQHEFDADELQQFINILKEKNLDPQNYFLIPVHAWQWHQWLVPTYANEIVDQKIIELNISQDSYVPMQSIRTLCNTSNLQRHYIKLPVSIFNTAVYRGLPSKRNLAAPAVTGWLKQIHQQDQDLQKTGVIFLGEIATLTIHQPCFDRIDGVPYQFKELFGCLWRESVDRYVDPSQQVLSQAALLHRDISGQSILSVLIQASGLSPLTWLAQFAQVCLSPLLLCLYRYGLAFSPHGENTMLVHENGVPKALVLKDFIDDINLVDEDFPELAQLPTEGDLLLRHEATDLSHFIFTGLFMVHYRYICNVFLQDYPEYTEFDFWQTISNTIVAFNQQHPELAERAEKFAMLRPTYTKICLNRVRLFTTSYNDEAERPVPVFLDPIPNPVSPETLADWSTQQAESKAG
- the acbD gene encoding acinetoferrin biosynthesis acetyltransferase AcbD — protein: MKTISQQLPDYFEYHEDGTQYYLRQVQYPQDIPLLHQWMHEPHVIPQWQLNKSELDLQVYFDKMLADDHQRLLIVGVDGKDVGYTEIYEGKRDRLGRYYDGDGNDLGWHLLFGDKSVFGKGFLRPTIRLLSFYIFEHSQAKKIVGEPDHTVKPYAAVVAELCYESQRLIPMPEKTAMLYYCFRETFYNKFGEFYQTSQQQLADQPAKTLSVT
- a CDS encoding MFS transporter, yielding MNQPLKHDQDFPIKTVSALSLSVVIVLYLAHALPLYFYNVALPAILRHQGVDLRWIGMLSLLYIPWAFKFFWAPLIDRFYFKALGKRKTWLLFTQIALVLGVVALALTQFDYGLSIFVIVGLWISTFAATQDIAIDGYTVETFAESEYRLGSMAQSIGVALGSMIGGAATLWLYQLYGWQTALMCLAAMTALTMIAIFLIKENSNIEKIAKQPPSLIRAFKRPEILWALALIVCYRIVEAPAMAMLNPMLIDQKWSLAEIGVLMSVIGAGIGLLAAVTAAFLLKKIAATQLLIWAGWARSLVYALLGLAVLLSWFNQWHMLLGLFVVVILAIRYIAMTALYAHFMHTSSKEQAGTDFTILVCFELLVYFIGGAMSGFLAKAFGYGNFYLILAAASVLSVLLSQVLIHKAKQTEQLT
- a CDS encoding TonB-dependent receptor, whose protein sequence is MKVRSLSTSLTLLSLAISTQLYAETVEADATVQTTAAVASQKPAQLAPIVVTASRSAQSIAEIAGTVQAIEQKQIEQQSAAGRKLADILAQLVPSLSPSSGTTTNYGQTMRGRQVLILIDGVAQTGSRDASRQLNSISPDSIERVEVVSGASSIYGSGATGGIINIITKKGSGEGLNFESKLGVTSGDNFKSDALAYEAYQSVAFKQGDWNGFLGAGYTKRGEIQDSHGDRIGPEVAQTDRQDTETVDINGRLSWQFTDKQKLSVGAQYYDDKQDSDYGPDYGPNFAVLRGNPPSLKALKGFEIDDQPFTKRYAVNAQYQNTDLLGQELNVEAYYRNEKARFYPTILSNFIPAGYYLAYQSESDIDVAGVRAAMTSKLNLADRDLKLTYGVDYDHEKDKQVADLYSFTDNGLKYQNTGRSYDFGPDATIKNLGAFIQGNYDLTDALNVQAGLRYQRIESDTAAFKPTVSAIQGDITGQPVGTVAAGSVKHDKTLFNLGAVYKLNDQQQVFANFSQGFSLPDIQRVLRDVSAGYVVRSGNVDPITVNNYELGWRFQNDLGANLGLTTFYNTSDKVVQFKADRSVTVADTDQRIYGVEANASMPVLDQFSVGGTLAYTRGQFKDAGGAWRELNALQVSPVKGTLFGEWNDDKGNGLRVQMLAVKGTDKAYEDSLKAKYDTNVRPNAATKIKGYAVMDVIANAKAGPGTVGFGVYNVWNTEYKTVFSQAAEAVYGPISSLPAQGRTYGLSYTLKY